A region of Gemmatimonadota bacterium DNA encodes the following proteins:
- a CDS encoding DinB family protein translates to MADTEWWQRGPIADVPDVLQPVAHILLQVRESVGELVASLTEAEWNARPAGIASAAFHVRHMSGVIDRLFTYARGESLTETQFTALRAEGSPLSLGDVPAVLTALSDQVDSAMAQLRSVPAETLGDFRAVGRAQLPSTVIGCLVHGAEHAMRHVGQLSVTVRVVRAAAG, encoded by the coding sequence ATGGCCGACACGGAGTGGTGGCAACGCGGTCCGATCGCTGACGTCCCGGATGTGCTGCAGCCGGTGGCGCACATCCTGTTGCAGGTACGCGAGAGCGTCGGGGAGCTGGTGGCGTCACTGACTGAAGCGGAGTGGAATGCGCGGCCGGCCGGGATCGCCTCTGCTGCCTTTCACGTCCGGCACATGAGCGGCGTGATCGACCGGCTCTTCACCTATGCACGCGGCGAGAGCCTCACCGAGACACAGTTCACCGCCCTGAGGGCCGAGGGCAGTCCCCTCTCCCTTGGCGACGTGCCCGCGGTGCTGACAGCCCTTTCGGATCAGGTGGACTCGGCGATGGCGCAATTGCGGAGCGTCCCGGCCGAGACGCTCGGTGATTTTCGTGCGGTCGGCCGCGCGCAGCTCCCCTCCACGGTGATTGGCTGCCTGGTCCACGGCGCCGAGCATGCGATGCGCCATGTGGGGCAACTTTCAGTGACGGTGCGGGTGGTGCGCGCCGCCGCGGGCTGA